In Clarias gariepinus isolate MV-2021 ecotype Netherlands chromosome 1, CGAR_prim_01v2, whole genome shotgun sequence, one DNA window encodes the following:
- the LOC128529747 gene encoding uncharacterized protein LOC128529747 — MANQDQDARKSLQQYILQRLHDRLVHVLERQPLNMDYLHFICRQELVVISALDEILHIPEDVMTALSSLSKLIQRQRDIEEVSVTVMLETGRGRPRISISETTLAHLIELGLPVKSIAELLGVSRATLFRRMTENGLSVRAMYSTCTDEELDALITEIKRSLPDAGYRMVRGSLLAQGHRVQFDRVCASMHRVDSVGILSRMTNLRCIARKTYCVPHPNYMVHVDTNHKLIRYNLVIFGGIDSYSRKIMYLKVSNNNHSDTHLAFFREAVNTHGFPQRVRGDHGGENVGIAELMFSVRGTDDNSFIAGKSVHNQRIERLWRDVFIGVTSVYYNILHSLEDNHLLDISNSLHLFSCHYVFLPRIQASLDAFCEGWDNHPIRTKHNLTPNQLSQVSQLQNPVLDPEHVAIPNIEWEYSGYSEDPTLGVHVPVLDIPLTDNEIAELQKAIDPMQHSESFGVDIYLSVVQYVDRLH, encoded by the exons ATGGCGAACCAAGACCAGGATGCACGT aaatcTCTCCAGCAGTACATTCTGCAACGACTTCATGATCGTTTGGTTCATGTCTTGGAGAGACAGCCACTGAACATGGATTACCTTCACTTCATTTGCAGACAGGAGCTGGTGGTTATTAGTGCCTTGGATGAAATTCTACATATTCCAGAAGATGTCATGACAGCCCTTTCAAGTCTAAGCAAGCTCATACAGCGTCAGAGAGATATCGAGGAGGTATCTGTCACAGTGATGTTGGAAACAGGACGTGGACGCCCAAGAATTTCCATTTCAGAAACCACTCTTGCCCATCTAATAGAACTCGGGCTGCCAGTCAAGTCTATCGCAGAGCTACTGGGTGTGTCTCGTGCTACGCTGTTCAGGAGGATGACTGAAAACGGTTTATCTGTGAGagctatgtacagtacatgtacagatGAAGAGCTTGATGCTCTTATCACAGAGATTAAGAGATCTTTGCCAGATGCAGGATATCGTATGGTTCGAGGGTCTCTACTGGCACAGGGGCACCGGGTACAGTTTGATAGGGTGTGTGCATCCATGCATCGTGTAGACAGTGTCGGTATTCTCTCCAGGATGACCAACCTGCGATGTATTGCTCGCAAAACATACTGTGTTCCTCACCCCAACTACATGGTGCACGTAGACACCAACCATAAACTCATCAG gtacaACTTGGTTATCTTTGGTGGAATAGATAGTTATTCAAGAAAG ATTATGTACCTAAAGGTTTCAAACAACAACCACTCCGACACCCATTTGGCATTTTTCAGAGAGGCTGTGAATACACACGGGTTTCCACAGAG AGTAAGAggcgatcatggaggtgaaaaTGTGGGGATTGCAGAACTCATGTTTTCAGTTCGTGGCACTGATGACAACAGCTTCATTGCTGGCAAAAGTGTTCACAATCAGAG aatAGAACGTCTCTGGCGTGATGTATTTATAGGTGTGACAAGTGTCTACTACAACATTTTGCACTCGTTGGAGGACAATCACCTGCTGGATATAAGCAACTCCTTGCATTTATTCTCCTGCCATTATGTGTTCCTGCCGCGCATCCAGGCCAGCCTGGATGCCTTTTGTGAGGGTTGGGACAACCATCCCATTAGGACAAAACACAATTTGACACCCAATCAGCTGTCGCAAGTGAGCCAGTTGCAGAATCCAGTTTTGGATCCAGAG CATGTTGCCATACCAAACATTGAATGGGAGTACAGCGGATACTCTGAGGACCCAACTCTTGGTGTGCATGTTCCGGTGCTTGACATTCCATTAACGGACAATGAAATAGCAGAACTGCAAAAAGCCATCGACCCAATGCAGCATTCTGAGTCTTTTGGAGTGGACATCTATCTTAGTGTTGTGCAATATGTTGACAGATTACATTAA